In one window of Oryzias melastigma strain HK-1 linkage group LG5, ASM292280v2, whole genome shotgun sequence DNA:
- the golt1a gene encoding vesicle transport protein GOT1A, which produces MATITELQKIGVGLMGFGVFFLLFGVLLYFDSVLLAFGNILFLTGLSFIIGIRRTAHFFFQRHKFRGTLFFLGGVTLVLFRWPVIGMLVESYGFVLLFRSFFPVAIGFVLSIVNLPFLSAFLPNSQSMV; this is translated from the exons ATGGCCACCATCACAGAGCTCCAGA AGATTGGTGTTGGTCTGATGGGATTCGGTGTGTTCTTCCTGCTCTTTGGGGTTCTCCTGTACTTTGACTCTGTCTTGCTGGCCTTTGGAAAT ATCTTGTTCCTTACTGGTTTGAGCTTCATAATTGGCATCAGGAGGACAGCACATTTCTTCTTCCAAAGACACAAGTTTCGAggaacccttttttttcttggtgggGTGACTCTGGTGCTGTTTCGCTGGCCGGTGATTGGCATGCTGGTGGAGAGTTATGGTTTTGTTCTTCTGTTCAG GTCTTTCTTTCCTGTGGCCATAGGGTTTGTTCTTTCAATCGTTAACTTACCTTTCCTCAGCGCG TTCCTCCCCAACAGTCAGTCCATGGTTTGA